In Saccharothrix syringae, the following are encoded in one genomic region:
- a CDS encoding RNA polymerase sigma factor has protein sequence MDDSRLPARLASRAREDSGSAVAVGDAELVGRLRERERSAQLALYDRCAERLKPYFLAKLRDPGEADAYVNEVFVRAMEGLTDGNTTVTSLNGWLRGIAANLLKQHYEELSQARTRHTGHEPPTEIATPQDEPAWELDGDGDPPPTPADLEFLLGKRELWTTVHAAADGIGHGLRRVFTAHLHLSVREKRKISAAELAAELDMTPARVDRQLSRARGEVLKAIPALVVARTGASRCDGLAAMLEDLLTADQLAAGRALVLKPKQVGKVLGHTTSCDVCGERAADARTLARWALPPALIAPEDDERRRTLIGWLGHTRDGRALAQSSTSVVSSTAASSTALALTTPAARSTITATPQPTRRGRLTALLGSWTSRHQGLHQAVVFVTQNPAVLRVAVGAAALAVVGLVAASSPPDTTAEAVEEPIAPTSTTLPGAVAMPASTPSPTPAPTPTAAASTSTRQQHQPVDSPVTFPNPTAPAATPASLAAVPTAEPPVAPSTASSSDVGPATTSTTTTTTTTTRTGGLVSVAFDVSDTSYPHFYIGGIADRLAGDRVHEVELARGNHKLHTSSGQVVEFSLDAGGNVSYDPRYDQVVKGRGTRALSLHGLPVTVDASDTDYPNMGIINVGGKAPKVYSWRLLPGAYVVASSNGAMQAFKVDGHGRVDYAASLDRAFGGRGTARLEVRGLPVEVDASATDYFTVGISGIGAVTAKSYTAKLMPGAHAALSGAVSHPFTVTPAGTVDYDVKYREVLGGSGSGTLILQGRPVTVDARDTSYGTMSLYYVESNVKATESRTWRLMPGPHTLAVTSGVLVRFQVGLDGTVGNVGLSDRFAVVRGGSTLELHGGDVVVDVTGVSYPDYTLAWAGRAGQEKVKTWKLLPGKHELFMTSLVRVYFSVTPAGTVDYDVKYGGVLGGSGSGTLILQGRPVTVDARDTSYSAMSLYYVESNVKATESRTWRLMPGPHTLVTASEVPVHFEVGLDGTVRSTNLSDRFAVVRDGKTLELHGGDVVVDATGVSYSDYTLVWAGRAGREKDKTWKLLPGRHQIFVSSSVSVWFSVTPVGTVDYDVKYGGVLGGSGSGTLTLQGRPVTVDARDTSYGTMSLYYVESNVKATESRTWRLMPGPHTLVTASEVPVHFEVALDGTVRSTNLADRFAVVRGGSTLELHGAEVVVDVTGVSYPDYTLVWAGKAGQEKVKTWKLLPGRHQLFMTSSVSVWFSVGPDGSPIPDATYAPFLATHGNTLTVRGKGITLDMTDTSYPLYSLISVGRASREAVKTWNLLPGSHSIGPTASNTVTFTLNTDGSLTHAETDRGIFEVRDTSTLVVHGLRIGFDATATSYASFAVSEVKSRMNAREPQHLSLLPGKHLVVLPTGGSHWFTVTQGGEVTFPPELDPVFDGRNTGTLVLRRN, from the coding sequence GTGGACGACAGCCGGTTACCGGCACGGCTCGCGAGCCGTGCGCGCGAGGACTCGGGAAGTGCGGTGGCGGTCGGGGACGCCGAGCTCGTCGGGCGGCTGCGCGAACGCGAGCGGTCCGCGCAGCTCGCCCTGTACGACAGGTGCGCCGAGCGCCTGAAGCCGTACTTCCTCGCGAAGCTGCGCGACCCCGGCGAGGCCGACGCCTACGTCAACGAGGTCTTCGTCCGCGCCATGGAGGGCCTGACCGACGGCAACACCACCGTCACCTCGCTCAACGGCTGGCTGCGCGGCATCGCCGCGAACCTGCTCAAACAGCACTACGAAGAACTCAGTCAGGCGCGGACCCGCCACACCGGCCACGAGCCGCCCACCGAGATCGCGACCCCGCAGGACGAACCCGCCTGGGAGCTCGACGGCGACGGCGACCCGCCGCCCACACCGGCGGACCTGGAGTTCCTGCTCGGCAAACGAGAGCTGTGGACGACCGTGCACGCCGCCGCCGACGGCATCGGCCACGGGCTGCGCCGCGTGTTCACCGCGCACCTGCACCTGAGCGTGCGGGAGAAGCGCAAGATCAGCGCCGCCGAACTCGCCGCCGAACTCGACATGACACCCGCCCGGGTCGACCGGCAGCTCAGCCGGGCCCGCGGCGAGGTCCTCAAGGCGATCCCCGCGCTCGTGGTCGCCCGCACCGGCGCCTCCCGCTGCGACGGCCTGGCCGCGATGCTGGAAGACCTGCTCACCGCCGACCAACTGGCGGCGGGGCGGGCACTCGTGCTCAAGCCCAAGCAGGTCGGCAAGGTCCTGGGGCACACCACGAGCTGCGACGTGTGCGGCGAACGCGCGGCCGACGCCCGCACCCTCGCGCGCTGGGCGCTGCCACCGGCGCTGATCGCACCGGAGGACGACGAACGGCGGCGCACCCTGATCGGGTGGCTCGGCCACACGCGTGACGGACGCGCACTGGCGCAGTCGTCCACGTCTGTCGTGTCGTCCACCGCCGCGTCGTCCACCGCGCTGGCGTTGACCACGCCCGCGGCCCGGTCCACGATCACCGCGACCCCGCAGCCGACCCGGCGAGGTCGCCTGACAGCCCTGCTGGGATCGTGGACGAGCCGCCACCAGGGACTGCACCAAGCGGTCGTGTTCGTGACGCAGAACCCCGCCGTCCTCCGCGTCGCCGTGGGCGCGGCGGCCCTCGCCGTCGTCGGCTTGGTGGCCGCCTCCTCACCGCCCGACACCACGGCCGAGGCGGTCGAGGAACCGATCGCCCCGACCTCCACCACGTTGCCCGGCGCCGTCGCCATGCCCGCGTCCACACCCTCACCCACACCTGCGCCCACACCCACTGCTGCCGCGTCGACGTCGACGCGGCAGCAGCACCAGCCCGTCGACAGCCCGGTCACGTTCCCGAACCCGACCGCACCCGCCGCGACGCCGGCTTCCCTCGCCGCCGTCCCCACCGCGGAGCCGCCGGTCGCCCCTTCGACGGCGTCCTCCTCCGACGTCGGGCCGGCCACCACGTCGACCACCACAACCACCACGACCACCACGCGGACGGGTGGGCTCGTGTCCGTCGCCTTCGACGTGTCCGACACCTCCTACCCGCACTTCTACATCGGCGGCATCGCCGATCGACTGGCCGGGGACCGCGTCCACGAGGTCGAACTCGCCCGCGGCAACCACAAGTTGCACACGTCGTCCGGTCAAGTCGTCGAATTCTCGCTCGACGCCGGGGGGAACGTCTCGTACGACCCCCGGTACGACCAGGTCGTCAAAGGACGGGGCACGAGAGCACTGTCACTGCACGGCCTCCCGGTCACCGTCGATGCCTCTGACACCGATTACCCGAACATGGGCATAATCAATGTCGGCGGCAAAGCGCCGAAGGTGTATTCGTGGCGGTTGCTGCCGGGTGCCTACGTAGTGGCGTCGAGCAACGGCGCGATGCAGGCGTTCAAGGTGGACGGCCACGGGCGTGTCGACTACGCCGCGTCGCTTGATCGTGCTTTTGGTGGGCGAGGTACCGCCAGGCTTGAGGTTCGTGGTCTCCCGGTCGAGGTCGACGCGTCGGCCACGGACTACTTCACGGTGGGCATTTCGGGCATAGGTGCGGTCACTGCGAAGTCGTACACCGCGAAGCTGATGCCGGGCGCGCACGCGGCGCTCTCCGGCGCGGTGAGCCACCCGTTCACGGTCACCCCGGCTGGGACCGTCGATTACGACGTCAAGTACCGCGAGGTTCTCGGTGGCAGTGGTTCCGGCACGCTGATCCTGCAGGGTCGGCCGGTGACGGTCGATGCCCGTGACACGTCGTACGGCACCATGAGCCTGTATTACGTGGAAAGCAATGTGAAGGCGACGGAGTCGCGGACCTGGCGGTTGATGCCGGGGCCTCACACCCTTGCCGTGACGTCCGGGGTCTTGGTGCGGTTCCAGGTCGGTCTCGACGGGACGGTGGGGAACGTTGGTCTTTCCGACCGGTTCGCCGTGGTGCGTGGCGGGAGCACGCTGGAGCTCCACGGTGGGGACGTGGTGGTCGACGTGACCGGGGTGTCTTACCCCGACTACACCCTGGCCTGGGCGGGCAGGGCGGGGCAGGAGAAGGTCAAGACCTGGAAGCTGCTTCCCGGGAAGCACGAGCTCTTCATGACTTCTTTGGTGAGGGTGTACTTCAGTGTGACCCCGGCTGGGACCGTGGATTATGACGTCAAGTACGGCGGGGTTCTCGGTGGCAGTGGTTCCGGCACGCTGATCCTGCAAGGTCGGCCGGTGACGGTCGATGCCCGTGACACGTCGTACAGTGCTATGAGCCTGTATTACGTGGAAAGCAATGTGAAGGCGACGGAGTCGCGGACTTGGCGGTTGATGCCGGGGCCTCACACGTTGGTCACGGCGTCCGAGGTGCCCGTGCACTTCGAGGTGGGTCTCGACGGAACGGTGAGGAGTACCAATCTTTCCGACCGGTTCGCGGTGGTGCGCGACGGCAAGACCCTGGAACTCCACGGCGGGGACGTGGTGGTCGACGCGACCGGGGTGTCTTATTCTGACTACACTCTTGTTTGGGCGGGCAGGGCGGGTCGGGAGAAGGACAAGACCTGGAAGCTGCTTCCCGGGAGGCATCAGATTTTCGTAAGTTCTTCGGTGAGCGTGTGGTTCAGTGTGACCCCGGTTGGGACCGTCGATTACGACGTCAAGTACGGCGGGGTTCTCGGTGGCAGTGGTTCCGGCACGCTGACTTTGCAGGGTCGGCCGGTGACGGTCGATGCCCGTGATACGTCGTACGGCACTATGAGCCTGTATTACGTGGAAAGCAATGTGAAGGCGACGGAGTCGCGGACTTGGCGGTTGATGCCGGGGCCTCACACGTTGGTCACGGCGTCCGAGGTGCCCGTGCACTTCGAGGTGGCTCTCGACGGAACGGTGAGGAGTACCAATCTTGCCGACCGGTTCGCCGTGGTGCGTGGCGGGAGCACGCTGGAGCTCCACGGTGCGGAGGTGGTGGTCGACGTGACCGGGGTGTCTTACCCCGACTACACCCTGGTCTGGGCGGGCAAGGCGGGGCAGGAGAAGGTCAAGACCTGGAAGCTGCTCCCCGGGAGGCACCAGCTCTTCATGACTTCTTCGGTGAGCGTGTGGTTCAGCGTGGGTCCGGACGGCTCGCCGATCCCCGATGCGACGTACGCGCCCTTCCTCGCAACCCACGGCAACACCCTGACCGTGCGCGGCAAGGGGATAACCCTCGACATGACCGACACTTCCTACCCGCTCTACTCGCTGATCTCCGTCGGCAGAGCGAGCCGGGAAGCGGTGAAGACCTGGAACCTCCTCCCCGGCTCGCACTCGATCGGTCCGACCGCGTCGAACACCGTGACCTTCACGCTCAACACCGACGGCTCGCTCACCCACGCCGAAACCGACCGGGGGATCTTCGAGGTGCGCGACACCTCGACGCTCGTCGTCCACGGCCTGCGCATCGGCTTCGACGCCACGGCGACGTCCTACGCGTCCTTCGCGGTGTCCGAGGTGAAGTCGAGGATGAACGCCCGGGAACCGCAGCACCTCTCGTTGCTGCCCGGCAAACACCTCGTCGTCCTCCCGACGGGAGGGTCCCACTGGTTCACCGTGACCCAGGGGGGCGAGGTCACGTTCCCGCCCGAGCTCGACCCGGTGTTCGACGGCCGGAACACCGGGACCCTGGTCCTCCGCCGGAACTGA
- a CDS encoding AfsR/SARP family transcriptional regulator, whose translation MEIRLLGPVEVVPAGRPVSAGSPKQCCVLAVLALEANRVVPVETITDRVWDHDPPPNARGMVQTYVSRLRRVLTGGTATIDRRPGGYLLAVDPDAVDLHRFHRHLAKGAVREALDLWRGVPLSGVRGDWAEHMRHALEGRRSDARRRLLAARMDAGDRDVLPELDELLVAHPLDEELIGLRMLALHRAGRQAEALACYREVYARLLDELGDEPGAALRELHQRLLRRDPALKGPPAPAGPEVHRSPAAPVVPRQLPPSTPHFVGRADELGRLDAVLDDRAGVVVVAVGGMAGVGKTTLAVHWARSVADRFPDGQLYLDLRGFDDTNDPVGLGEATRFLLDALGTPPERVPSTAEGRAALLRSLLADRAVLVVLDNARTSDQVRPLLPGGPGCLALVTSRNLLTDLIAHQGAVPVNLEVLSEQETAGLLTRRLGPDRAGAEPDALSDLVRHTARLPLAASVLAARAQLRPTFPLGALAAELRDQRSLLDSLDVRGVFDWSYRQLPAPAARLFRLLGLHPGPDVPLTAAAALAEAPPAEAHAILGELTDAHLLTEHTPGRFRFHDLLRAYSRALAEQHGPERDRAVRRLLDHLLATAYAADRLLDPHRDPLDLPVTPAPVTDAAQARAWMTTEHAALRGAIALAANTGHPTHAWQLHWCLQTFLQSTGRWTDLVDTGEIALAAARAVGHTTGQALAHRGLALAQAWQGDHDDAERHFDQALALHRADGDLVRQARTHLEIDWMHHRRARHREALDHALQALALYRSAHHRAGQAGALNDVGWCLAELGEPVQALAHCDEALRLHHELGNRHGQAATWHSIGYARHQLRHHVEAMAAYRSALALYRELDRRYDQAVTLDHLGDTLHATHDDTAASECWHEALAILEQLHHPKTADVRVKAGAVR comes from the coding sequence GTGGAGATCCGGTTGCTCGGCCCGGTCGAGGTCGTGCCGGCAGGTCGCCCGGTCTCCGCCGGGTCGCCGAAGCAGTGCTGCGTGTTGGCCGTGCTGGCGCTGGAGGCCAACCGCGTCGTGCCGGTGGAGACGATCACCGACCGGGTCTGGGACCACGACCCGCCGCCGAACGCCCGGGGCATGGTGCAGACCTACGTCAGCCGGCTGCGCCGGGTGCTCACCGGCGGCACGGCGACCATCGACCGCCGCCCGGGCGGCTACCTGCTCGCCGTCGACCCCGACGCGGTCGACCTGCACCGGTTCCACCGGCACCTCGCCAAGGGCGCGGTACGCGAAGCACTCGACCTGTGGCGCGGGGTGCCGCTGTCCGGGGTGCGCGGCGACTGGGCCGAGCACATGCGCCACGCGCTGGAGGGACGCCGCTCCGACGCCCGGCGCCGGCTGCTGGCCGCCCGCATGGACGCCGGTGACCGCGACGTGCTCCCCGAACTCGACGAACTGCTGGTCGCGCACCCGCTCGACGAGGAGCTGATCGGGCTCCGGATGCTCGCCCTGCACCGGGCCGGCAGGCAGGCCGAAGCGCTGGCCTGCTACCGCGAGGTCTACGCCCGCCTGCTCGACGAACTCGGCGACGAACCCGGCGCCGCACTCCGGGAGCTGCACCAGCGGCTGCTGCGCCGCGACCCCGCGCTCAAGGGGCCGCCCGCACCGGCGGGGCCGGAAGTCCACCGGTCCCCCGCCGCCCCGGTGGTGCCCAGGCAACTGCCCCCGAGCACCCCCCACTTCGTCGGCCGGGCCGACGAGCTGGGCCGGCTCGACGCGGTGCTCGACGACCGCGCCGGGGTGGTCGTCGTCGCGGTGGGCGGCATGGCCGGGGTCGGCAAGACGACCCTGGCCGTGCACTGGGCCCGCTCGGTCGCGGACCGGTTCCCGGACGGCCAGCTGTACCTGGACCTGCGCGGGTTCGACGACACGAACGACCCGGTGGGGCTCGGTGAGGCCACCCGCTTCCTCCTCGACGCGCTCGGCACACCGCCGGAGCGGGTGCCCTCGACGGCCGAGGGCCGGGCCGCGCTGCTGCGCAGCCTGCTCGCCGACCGCGCGGTGCTGGTGGTGCTGGACAACGCGCGCACCAGCGACCAGGTGCGGCCACTGCTGCCCGGCGGACCCGGCTGCCTGGCGCTGGTCACCAGCCGCAACCTGCTCACCGACCTGATCGCGCACCAGGGCGCCGTCCCGGTGAACCTGGAGGTGCTCAGCGAGCAGGAGACGGCCGGCCTGCTGACCCGCAGGCTCGGACCCGACCGGGCCGGCGCCGAGCCCGACGCGTTGTCCGACCTCGTCCGGCACACCGCCCGGCTGCCGCTGGCGGCGTCCGTGCTGGCGGCACGCGCCCAACTGCGCCCGACGTTCCCCCTCGGCGCCCTCGCCGCGGAACTGCGCGACCAGCGGTCGCTGCTGGACTCGCTCGACGTGCGCGGCGTCTTCGACTGGTCCTACCGCCAGTTGCCCGCGCCCGCCGCGCGCCTGTTCCGCCTGCTCGGCCTCCACCCCGGACCCGACGTGCCACTCACGGCGGCAGCCGCCCTGGCCGAGGCGCCACCCGCCGAAGCACACGCGATCCTCGGCGAACTCACCGACGCCCACCTGCTCACCGAGCACACCCCCGGCCGCTTCCGGTTCCACGACCTGCTCCGCGCCTACTCGCGGGCCCTGGCCGAACAGCACGGCCCGGAACGCGACCGCGCGGTACGCCGCCTGCTCGACCACCTCCTGGCCACCGCCTACGCGGCGGACCGGCTGCTCGACCCGCACCGCGACCCGCTGGACCTACCCGTGACACCGGCCCCCGTCACCGACGCCGCGCAGGCACGCGCGTGGATGACGACCGAACACGCCGCGTTGCGCGGCGCGATCGCCCTGGCCGCGAACACCGGGCACCCCACCCACGCGTGGCAGCTCCACTGGTGCCTCCAGACCTTCCTCCAGTCGACCGGGCGGTGGACCGACCTGGTCGACACCGGGGAGATCGCCCTCGCCGCCGCCAGAGCCGTCGGGCACACCACCGGCCAGGCACTGGCACATCGCGGCCTGGCGCTCGCGCAGGCATGGCAGGGCGACCACGACGACGCCGAACGCCACTTCGACCAGGCCCTCGCGCTGCACCGCGCCGACGGCGACCTCGTCCGACAGGCCAGGACACACCTGGAGATCGACTGGATGCACCACCGCCGTGCCCGGCACCGCGAAGCGTTGGACCACGCGCTGCAGGCACTCGCGCTCTACCGGTCGGCACACCACCGGGCCGGTCAGGCGGGCGCGCTCAACGACGTCGGCTGGTGCCTGGCCGAACTGGGCGAACCCGTGCAGGCACTGGCGCACTGCGACGAAGCCCTCCGCCTGCACCACGAACTGGGCAACCGCCACGGCCAGGCCGCGACCTGGCACAGCATCGGCTACGCCCGCCACCAACTCCGCCACCACGTCGAGGCGATGGCGGCGTACCGGTCCGCACTCGCGCTCTACCGCGAACTGGACCGCCGGTACGACCAGGCCGTCACGCTGGACCACCTCGGCGACACCCTCCACGCGACGCACGACGACACCGCGGCATCGGAGTGCTGGCACGAGGCCCTGGCCATCCTGGAGCAACTCCACCACCCGAAAACCGCGGACGTGCGGGTGAAAGCCGGAGCCGTCCGGTAG
- a CDS encoding RICIN domain-containing protein, whose protein sequence is MIAVLLLSGSTPAVAWAARYPPPVSIVNRLTDKCLEIDHGWGSGAMALQWECHRGPHQVWRIHDLGNTYVRLVVEHSGLCLQAGSLGEVVRTYPCDIAETHQQWRQVDRGWLGYKFQNRYTGWWLEVQEASHDPGKPVVTWTEHAGLHQVWPVLQL, encoded by the coding sequence TTGATCGCGGTCCTGCTGCTGTCCGGCTCGACGCCCGCCGTGGCTTGGGCCGCGCGGTACCCGCCCCCGGTCTCCATCGTGAACCGGCTCACCGACAAGTGCCTCGAGATCGACCACGGTTGGGGTTCGGGGGCGATGGCGCTCCAGTGGGAGTGCCACCGCGGGCCACACCAGGTCTGGCGCATCCACGACCTGGGCAACACCTATGTCCGGCTGGTGGTCGAGCACAGCGGTCTCTGCCTCCAAGCCGGCAGCCTCGGCGAGGTCGTCCGCACCTACCCGTGCGACATCGCGGAGACCCACCAGCAGTGGAGGCAGGTGGACCGGGGTTGGCTCGGCTACAAGTTCCAGAACCGCTACACCGGCTGGTGGCTCGAAGTCCAGGAGGCGAGCCACGACCCCGGCAAGCCGGTCGTCACCTGGACGGAACACGCGGGCCTGCACCAGGTCTGGCCGGTTCTCCAGCTGTGA
- a CDS encoding pectate lyase family protein, which translates to MSPLNRRRLLAGSALAAVAATAPRNASAHPTARTHPSVLAAADGFASVNALGSNGTTGGAGGQAVTVTTGDALADYVGRKEPYVITVSGRIEVDDMLTVVANKTIVGAGSTAEITGGGLQLGSTTRPGNNVIIRNLRFTDASDDSISVTNKAHHVWIDHCDLSRGYDGLLDIKRESDYVTVSWNHFHDHGKTALLGHSDTYTADRGKLRVTYHHNFFDRTDQRHPRVRFGEPVHVYNNYYRGNSLYGVASTEDAGVVVEGNYFENVAKPVLSGYDKSGPGRVVERDNAYVGSGAPQTLGTVVEPRTYYAYTLDAASSVPSLVTAGAGVGRI; encoded by the coding sequence ATGAGCCCGTTGAACCGCCGGCGCCTGCTCGCCGGCTCCGCACTGGCCGCCGTCGCCGCCACCGCCCCGCGCAACGCCAGCGCCCACCCGACCGCTCGCACCCACCCCTCGGTGCTCGCCGCCGCCGACGGCTTCGCCTCGGTCAACGCCCTGGGCTCCAACGGCACCACGGGCGGCGCGGGCGGCCAGGCGGTCACCGTCACCACCGGCGACGCGCTGGCCGACTACGTGGGCCGCAAGGAGCCCTACGTCATCACCGTCTCCGGCCGCATCGAGGTCGACGACATGCTGACCGTGGTCGCCAACAAGACGATCGTCGGCGCGGGTTCGACCGCCGAGATCACCGGCGGCGGCCTCCAGCTCGGCTCCACCACCCGCCCGGGCAACAACGTGATCATCCGCAACCTGCGCTTCACCGACGCCTCGGACGACTCGATCAGCGTCACCAACAAGGCCCACCACGTGTGGATCGACCACTGCGACCTGTCCCGCGGCTACGACGGCCTGCTGGACATCAAGCGGGAATCCGACTACGTCACCGTGTCGTGGAACCACTTCCACGACCACGGCAAGACCGCGCTGCTCGGCCACTCCGACACCTACACCGCCGACCGGGGCAAGCTGCGGGTCACCTACCACCACAACTTCTTCGACCGCACCGACCAGCGGCACCCCCGCGTCCGGTTCGGCGAGCCCGTGCACGTCTACAACAACTACTACCGGGGCAACTCCCTCTACGGCGTGGCGTCCACGGAGGACGCGGGCGTGGTGGTCGAGGGCAACTACTTCGAGAACGTGGCCAAGCCCGTCCTGTCCGGCTACGACAAGAGCGGACCGGGCCGGGTGGTCGAGCGCGACAACGCCTACGTCGGCTCGGGCGCACCGCAGACCCTGGGCACGGTGGTCGAACCGCGCACCTATTACGCCTACACCCTCGACGCGGCGTCGTCCGTGCCGTCCCTGGTCACCGCGGGCGCCGGGGTCGGCCGGATCTGA
- a CDS encoding RICIN domain-containing protein, translating into MTRTRRKATLLGFLLLIVSALPAAPAASADTGRSTASTVTPLSSTANVYTGLYPNRQLQARGLNNGDRVEQWEYTGSLSQLWFFGDDGTIRPGGNIGKCLDGDPRQGLGGQVYLWDCNGATWQIWHRYQDGFRNLYSGRCLDANPLTNWNGGDVYQWDCNNTVQQHWFYGRGR; encoded by the coding sequence ATGACCCGCACGCGCCGGAAGGCGACTCTGCTGGGATTCCTGCTGCTGATCGTGTCCGCCCTCCCCGCCGCCCCGGCGGCGAGCGCCGACACCGGGCGGTCGACGGCGTCCACCGTGACACCGCTGAGCTCCACGGCCAACGTCTACACGGGGCTGTACCCGAACCGCCAGCTCCAGGCCAGGGGCCTCAACAACGGCGACCGGGTCGAGCAGTGGGAGTACACCGGTTCGCTCAGCCAGCTGTGGTTCTTCGGCGACGACGGCACGATCCGCCCCGGGGGCAACATCGGCAAGTGCCTCGACGGTGACCCGAGACAGGGCCTGGGCGGCCAGGTCTACCTCTGGGACTGCAACGGCGCGACCTGGCAGATCTGGCACCGCTACCAGGACGGCTTCCGGAACCTGTACTCCGGCCGGTGCCTGGACGCCAACCCGCTGACGAACTGGAACGGCGGCGACGTCTACCAGTGGGACTGCAACAACACCGTCCAGCAGCACTGGTTCTACGGTCGGGGGAGGTAG